From one Rhodopirellula islandica genomic stretch:
- a CDS encoding ABC transporter permease, which produces MNLQPEDFWSYSQWFFRDGAFLESAALKGIVLFALAIVLGLIAGYVISSSRYGSGEGFFAVARAVRDFFKFDLPGTSLRRIFALARLSFKEALRRKVLYIVGLFVVLLLLAGWYLNPQSDDPARLYVSFVLTATNYLVLALALFISAFSLPEDIKNKTIYTIVTKPVRVTELIAGRMLGFIGVGTMILVPMGLLSYVFVVRGLDHSHQEVVEVRELPNGGYEGETDFVQFHSHTFELNEAGEGLTNIVRGHRHVVRRNEDGTFQIGPPQGALRARIPSYGSIRFRDRSGNLQEEGIDVGNERLAGGYSSTGIARLIGVAKGSRKIEHGYVEGGSLGTAEFTFENVTQSRYPDGIPVDLSLRAYRSYKGDIETGIRGSVTMKHPDKAIESNPIAFIVDEYEVDEKILPLETEGTDGSETRMLNVFEDLVNEDGQIMIIVRCLDRAQYLGVTKSGVYLHPADNTFGWNLTKAYGSIWLQMTMVIAFGVMFSTFLTGPVAMIATFVCVLLGFSAEQVFDTRHYIDSGIERGGGPIESMVRLLRQDAMTTQLDVDTVAAKVIKTVDAAIVYGLDAIATALPNLPKMVETAEYAASGFDIFGALLARHATATFGYVLLAFIVSYFILKSREIAA; this is translated from the coding sequence ATGAACCTACAACCGGAAGATTTCTGGTCGTATTCGCAGTGGTTCTTTCGCGACGGTGCTTTCTTGGAAAGTGCGGCGCTCAAGGGAATCGTCCTGTTTGCTCTGGCTATCGTGTTAGGGCTGATCGCAGGCTATGTGATTTCGTCGTCTCGTTACGGTTCGGGGGAAGGCTTCTTTGCCGTCGCTCGTGCGGTTCGCGACTTCTTCAAATTCGACCTGCCGGGAACCAGCTTGCGACGCATCTTCGCACTGGCAAGGCTTTCGTTCAAAGAAGCACTCCGGCGAAAAGTTCTCTACATCGTCGGTTTGTTTGTGGTCTTGTTGCTGCTGGCAGGTTGGTACCTGAACCCGCAGAGCGATGACCCTGCTCGACTCTATGTCAGCTTTGTGTTGACAGCGACGAACTACTTGGTGTTGGCGCTCGCGTTGTTCATCAGTGCGTTCTCGCTGCCCGAGGACATCAAAAACAAAACGATCTACACGATCGTGACCAAACCCGTTCGAGTCACGGAACTCATCGCGGGTCGAATGCTGGGGTTCATCGGCGTCGGCACGATGATCTTGGTTCCGATGGGCTTGCTCAGCTATGTCTTTGTGGTTCGGGGGTTGGATCACTCGCACCAAGAAGTTGTCGAGGTTCGTGAGCTCCCCAATGGCGGATACGAGGGTGAAACCGATTTTGTCCAGTTCCACTCGCACACCTTCGAATTGAATGAGGCTGGTGAAGGTCTGACAAACATTGTTCGTGGGCACCGTCACGTGGTGCGTCGCAATGAAGACGGAACATTCCAGATCGGTCCTCCTCAGGGAGCGTTGCGAGCCCGGATCCCATCGTATGGTTCGATCCGATTTCGGGATCGTTCCGGGAACCTGCAAGAAGAAGGCATCGACGTCGGCAACGAACGTTTGGCCGGTGGTTACAGCAGCACTGGGATCGCACGTCTGATCGGTGTCGCCAAGGGATCTCGCAAGATTGAACACGGCTATGTCGAAGGTGGGTCGCTGGGAACCGCTGAGTTCACGTTTGAAAACGTGACGCAGAGTCGGTATCCCGACGGCATTCCGGTGGACCTCTCGCTGCGTGCCTATCGTTCTTACAAGGGTGATATCGAAACTGGAATTCGCGGTTCGGTCACCATGAAGCACCCTGATAAAGCCATCGAGAGCAACCCGATTGCTTTCATCGTGGATGAATACGAAGTGGACGAAAAGATTCTGCCACTTGAAACGGAAGGCACCGACGGCAGCGAAACCCGCATGCTGAACGTGTTCGAAGACTTGGTCAACGAAGACGGCCAAATCATGATCATCGTTCGCTGCCTGGATCGTGCTCAGTACTTGGGCGTGACGAAGAGCGGTGTTTACTTGCACCCCGCTGACAACACCTTCGGTTGGAACCTCACCAAAGCCTACGGCTCGATTTGGTTGCAGATGACGATGGTGATCGCGTTTGGCGTGATGTTCAGTACGTTTTTGACTGGGCCGGTCGCCATGATCGCCACCTTCGTCTGTGTTTTGCTGGGTTTCTCAGCGGAACAGGTGTTCGACACTCGGCACTACATAGACAGTGGCATTGAACGGGGAGGCGGGCCGATCGAATCGATGGTTCGTCTGCTTCGACAAGATGCGATGACGACCCAGTTGGACGTCGACACGGTCGCGGCAAAGGTGATCAAGACGGTCGATGCAGCCATTGTTTATGGCCTGGATGCGATCGCCACGGCACTGCCCAACCTTCCCAAAATGGTCGAGACGGCAGAGTACGCCGCTTCGGGCTTTGATATTTTCGGTGCGTTGCTCGCGCGGCACGCCACGGCAACGTTCGGGTACGTCCTGCTTGCCTTTATCGTCAGTTATTTCATCCTGAAATCGCGTGAGATCGCGGCATGA
- a CDS encoding ABC transporter ATP-binding protein → MSTEPNAAVADAPQTATPDSADASSSIVIETRNLSKIYRDFWGRKKVHALKSLDIEVRPGEIFGLLGPNGSGKSTTIKLILGLLFPTSGRVLVFDQDASETRKNERIGYLPEESYLYKFLTAEETLDFYGRLFDLSASERRDRVSQLIEMVGLQGAKHRQLKEYSKGMTRRVGLAQALINDPDLILLDEPTTGLDPIGTREMKDLILGLRDQGKTVLLCSHQLADVQDVCDRVAILHQGELKELGRVSDLLKVQDVTEVHATGLSEAAKTEIADVIARHGGTVKSIDNPTATMEDLFLNIVRESEARPGARRFSQGSDAAPANDGSGDSDGGQA, encoded by the coding sequence GTGAGTACCGAACCCAACGCGGCAGTGGCAGACGCGCCGCAGACCGCGACACCGGATTCTGCCGACGCCTCCAGCTCGATCGTCATCGAAACCCGCAACCTGAGCAAGATTTACCGCGACTTCTGGGGCCGGAAAAAGGTTCACGCGTTGAAGTCCTTGGACATCGAAGTCCGTCCGGGAGAAATCTTTGGCTTGCTGGGGCCCAACGGAAGCGGCAAATCCACCACCATCAAACTGATCCTGGGGTTGCTTTTTCCGACCAGCGGGCGAGTTCTGGTGTTCGATCAAGACGCCAGCGAAACCCGCAAGAACGAGCGGATCGGGTATTTGCCCGAAGAATCGTACCTGTACAAATTTCTGACGGCAGAAGAAACACTCGACTTCTATGGTCGGCTGTTTGACCTATCCGCCTCGGAACGACGCGATCGAGTTTCGCAGCTGATCGAAATGGTTGGTTTGCAGGGTGCCAAGCACCGCCAGCTGAAGGAATACAGCAAGGGGATGACCCGCCGGGTCGGTTTGGCTCAGGCGTTGATCAACGACCCCGATCTGATTTTGTTGGACGAACCAACCACTGGATTGGACCCGATCGGTACTCGCGAGATGAAGGATTTGATCCTTGGCCTCCGCGATCAAGGCAAAACGGTCTTGCTGTGCAGCCACCAATTGGCGGACGTGCAAGATGTTTGCGACCGGGTTGCGATCTTGCACCAAGGCGAACTGAAAGAGTTGGGGCGAGTCAGCGATCTGTTGAAGGTTCAAGACGTGACCGAAGTTCACGCGACCGGGTTGTCCGAGGCGGCCAAGACCGAGATCGCAGATGTCATTGCTCGTCACGGCGGAACGGTCAAGTCGATCGACAACCCAACGGCCACGATGGAAGACTTGTTCCTGAACATCGTCCGTGAGAGCGAAGCTCGTCCAGGTGCTCGCCGATTCTCCCAGGGTTCCGACGCGGCTCCCGCCAATGATGGCAGCGGTGACAGCGACGGAGGACAGGCATGA
- a CDS encoding bifunctional folylpolyglutamate synthase/dihydrofolate synthase, which produces MLDATRAIPLPASLTTSHDHDDSNTENGSTVISRDSDAYQTALGWLVDRIDYEKLAAPGSRYRFTLERMRDLIRRLGHGQHLTVDPREEGEHTPSSGDNTPANRFSPSVPTSTITRSNAGHSDAQGGQSNAGRNTAEGPQNQVQIVHLAGTKGKGSAATMVAALLHAAGYRVGLYTSPHLVHLEERFRVDGEIATPEEMIGLIDSMRPIVEAMAAAPIGGPSFFELTTAMAIEHFHRHQCDVWVLETGLGGRLDSTNVFQSHATAITSIGLDHQHVLGKTVELIAAEKAGIFKPGIPAINGVPPGPVRDVIVRTAEQVGAPLSHLGSEIQIETDAETNPNWGSRFRIRGLSDWMPAETKIELKLEGAHQVQNAAIALALVNSLPEITPKLLPEQRIHECLASLQIEARLERFQLPGDRIVLLDTAHNADSIEAMLNVLNERMHDRRKHCLFGTSADKNVLAMFQRMQPHFDCWTLTRYEGNPRFVPVADLHQAAILAGLIPEQITQSATPITAIQHAVGSLAAHEVLVICGSFFLAAELRPWLVQQRDQLVESPESEDSSLDSPRVSPPSSGSSSGSSSG; this is translated from the coding sequence ATGCTCGATGCCACGCGGGCAATCCCTCTCCCGGCGTCTCTGACCACCTCCCACGATCACGATGATTCAAACACCGAAAATGGATCGACCGTGATCTCGCGAGACAGCGACGCCTACCAAACAGCCCTCGGCTGGTTGGTCGACCGAATTGATTACGAAAAACTGGCAGCCCCCGGTTCACGCTACCGTTTCACCTTGGAACGGATGCGAGATCTGATCCGGCGACTGGGCCACGGTCAACACCTCACCGTCGATCCTAGGGAAGAAGGCGAACACACCCCCTCCAGTGGAGACAACACCCCCGCCAATCGGTTCTCCCCGTCAGTTCCAACCTCCACCATCACCCGCTCGAATGCTGGGCATTCGGATGCGCAAGGTGGCCAATCCAATGCTGGACGAAACACGGCCGAAGGTCCCCAAAACCAAGTCCAAATCGTGCATTTGGCGGGAACCAAGGGCAAAGGAAGCGCGGCCACCATGGTCGCCGCTCTACTGCACGCGGCAGGTTATCGAGTCGGCCTGTACACGTCTCCCCACTTGGTGCACCTGGAAGAACGATTCCGAGTCGACGGTGAAATCGCCACCCCCGAAGAGATGATCGGGTTGATCGATTCCATGCGTCCGATCGTCGAAGCGATGGCGGCGGCTCCCATCGGTGGCCCCTCGTTTTTCGAGCTGACCACCGCGATGGCGATCGAACACTTCCATCGACACCAATGTGACGTCTGGGTTCTGGAAACGGGCCTGGGCGGACGCCTGGACAGCACCAACGTCTTCCAAAGTCACGCCACCGCGATCACCAGCATCGGGCTGGATCACCAACACGTGCTGGGCAAAACCGTGGAGTTGATCGCGGCAGAAAAAGCCGGCATTTTCAAACCGGGTATACCGGCCATCAATGGCGTCCCCCCCGGTCCGGTGCGAGATGTGATCGTTCGAACGGCCGAGCAAGTCGGCGCTCCGCTGAGTCACTTGGGGTCGGAGATCCAAATTGAAACGGATGCGGAAACCAATCCAAACTGGGGCAGCCGCTTCCGAATTCGAGGGCTCAGTGATTGGATGCCCGCGGAAACCAAGATCGAACTGAAACTCGAAGGAGCCCACCAAGTTCAGAACGCCGCCATCGCGTTGGCGTTGGTGAATTCATTGCCCGAGATCACGCCCAAACTTCTTCCCGAGCAACGCATTCACGAATGCCTCGCCTCGCTACAGATCGAAGCTCGTTTGGAACGATTCCAATTGCCTGGCGACCGGATCGTGCTGCTCGACACGGCTCACAACGCGGACTCGATCGAAGCGATGCTGAACGTGTTGAACGAGCGCATGCATGACCGTCGAAAACATTGCTTGTTTGGCACCAGCGCCGACAAAAACGTGCTGGCAATGTTCCAGCGGATGCAGCCTCACTTCGATTGCTGGACGCTGACTCGATACGAAGGCAACCCTCGCTTCGTGCCCGTCGCTGATCTGCACCAAGCGGCAATCCTGGCGGGGCTGATCCCGGAACAGATCACGCAATCCGCGACGCCCATCACAGCGATCCAGCACGCGGTTGGCTCCCTTGCCGCCCATGAAGTTCTAGTCATCTGCGGCTCGTTCTTCTTGGCCGCAGAGCTTCGTCCCTGGCTGGTCCAACAACGCGATCAGCTGGTGGAATCACCCGAATCGGAAGATTCCTCGTTGGATTCGCCTCGCGTTTCACCTCCATCGAGCGGCTCATCGAGCGGCTCATCGAGCGGCTGA
- a CDS encoding CNNM domain-containing protein, producing MLLLIYLVSAIGFSFYCSVAEAVLLSITPSFIATLDKTKPIAAKRLSRLKANIDRPLAAILSLNTIAHTIGAAGVGAEASKLYGDTVYGGHAVGIASALMTLLILVFSEIIPKTIGALHWRALGPFVAASVGYLIVLLYPLVWLSEQLTKLLSGGKGHHTLTRDELSAMAEIGAQQGVLDDHESRVFQSLMRLPDLTAEDIMTPRVVIIAFPETMTVGELLSKTLAEQSGEPEAVGDGASDPSAPPQSDEVVDLPVSRIPIYDQQLDRITGFVLKVDLLLAHTRGQSNRTLKEFSRPVAVVRHNRPLPKLLEILLEGRHHLAMVSDSYGSIVGLVTLEDLVETLLGLEIVDESDRQVDLQQYARKRWEERAARIGIQPLDEPLDEPLDGGETRGESNEESSDSGDSTS from the coding sequence ATGCTTCTGTTGATCTACCTCGTTTCGGCGATTGGCTTTTCTTTCTACTGCAGCGTTGCCGAGGCCGTGTTGCTATCGATCACGCCGTCGTTCATTGCAACGCTGGACAAGACCAAGCCGATTGCTGCGAAACGACTGAGCCGATTGAAAGCCAACATCGATCGGCCCTTGGCCGCGATTTTGAGTTTGAACACGATCGCTCATACGATCGGGGCTGCCGGTGTGGGTGCGGAAGCATCGAAGTTGTACGGCGACACGGTGTACGGCGGTCATGCGGTCGGCATTGCCAGTGCTCTGATGACGCTGCTGATTTTGGTCTTCAGTGAGATCATCCCCAAGACCATTGGCGCGTTGCATTGGCGTGCGCTCGGCCCGTTCGTGGCGGCCTCGGTTGGCTACCTGATCGTTCTGCTTTACCCGTTGGTTTGGTTGAGTGAGCAGTTGACCAAGTTGTTGTCGGGCGGCAAAGGTCATCACACGCTCACCCGTGACGAATTGTCTGCGATGGCGGAAATTGGTGCTCAGCAGGGCGTGTTGGATGATCACGAATCGCGAGTGTTTCAGTCCTTGATGCGACTGCCCGATTTGACGGCAGAAGACATCATGACCCCACGCGTGGTCATCATCGCTTTTCCTGAAACGATGACGGTGGGCGAATTGTTAAGCAAAACGCTGGCCGAACAATCAGGCGAACCCGAGGCGGTCGGCGATGGGGCCTCCGACCCCAGTGCCCCGCCTCAAAGTGATGAGGTCGTGGATCTGCCGGTCTCGCGAATTCCAATTTACGATCAGCAGTTGGATCGGATCACAGGATTTGTGTTGAAAGTCGATTTGTTGCTCGCCCACACGCGAGGTCAATCGAATCGAACGCTGAAAGAATTTTCGCGTCCCGTCGCGGTGGTGCGGCACAACCGTCCGTTGCCAAAGTTGCTGGAAATCTTGCTCGAAGGTCGCCATCACTTGGCGATGGTCAGCGATTCGTACGGCAGCATTGTTGGATTGGTGACGCTGGAAGACTTGGTGGAAACGCTGCTCGGACTGGAAATCGTGGACGAGTCGGACAGGCAAGTTGATTTGCAGCAGTACGCTCGCAAACGATGGGAAGAGCGTGCTGCTCGAATCGGAATTCAGCCGCTCGATGAGCCGCTCGATGAGCCGCTCGATGGAGGTGAAACGCGAGGCGAATCCAACGAGGAATCTTCCGATTCGGGTGATTCCACCAGCTGA
- a CDS encoding SDR family NAD(P)-dependent oxidoreductase, translating to MAAQPIPPGIVVTGASSGIGRAIAIRLAESERAAQRHSRILVHYCRNREGAETTADAIRSRGLDADIIAADLADSGDVHRLAKEAFERLGSVQTWVNNAGLDVLTGEAANWSFDAKLQHLLAVDLQGTIALSRLVGGQLQQQSIARATDDGVVPSMIFIGWDQAPLGMEGEAGMMFGPVKAAVMAFSASLAQTLAPHVRVNTVSPGWTQTAWGETTSGYWDDRAKHQSLMHRWGRPQDIAESVAYLVAPENNFVTGQNINVNGGWNRRYDAPPTSDQSDL from the coding sequence ATGGCTGCCCAACCGATTCCACCCGGCATCGTCGTCACCGGTGCCTCCAGCGGGATCGGCCGGGCGATCGCGATCCGATTGGCGGAATCCGAGCGGGCCGCACAGAGGCATTCGCGGATCCTGGTTCACTACTGCCGCAATCGTGAAGGCGCAGAAACCACCGCCGATGCCATTCGATCACGAGGCCTAGACGCCGACATCATCGCCGCGGATCTGGCTGACTCAGGTGACGTGCACCGATTGGCCAAGGAAGCTTTTGAGAGACTTGGCAGCGTGCAAACTTGGGTCAACAACGCCGGCTTGGATGTCCTCACGGGCGAGGCAGCCAATTGGTCGTTCGACGCGAAGCTTCAACACCTGTTGGCCGTCGATCTTCAAGGCACCATCGCACTCTCTCGCCTGGTTGGCGGTCAGCTGCAACAACAATCCATCGCGCGAGCGACTGACGATGGCGTCGTTCCCTCGATGATCTTCATCGGATGGGACCAAGCTCCGCTGGGAATGGAAGGCGAGGCTGGCATGATGTTTGGGCCCGTCAAAGCGGCGGTGATGGCGTTCTCCGCTTCACTCGCGCAAACCTTGGCTCCCCACGTGCGAGTCAACACGGTCTCACCGGGCTGGACCCAAACAGCCTGGGGCGAAACCACGTCCGGCTACTGGGACGACCGAGCGAAACATCAATCGCTGATGCATCGCTGGGGCAGACCGCAGGACATCGCCGAATCGGTTGCTTACCTGGTCGCCCCCGAAAACAACTTTGTCACCGGGCAAAACATCAACGTCAACGGTGGCTGGAATCGCCGTTACGACGCTCCACCAACATCTGATCAATCAGATTTGTGA
- a CDS encoding glycosyltransferase family 4 protein translates to MKRASTATVVNLRNFFAPDSVAIAQAWDQRVGQLIVLISVAMEGNRTWKPDDGGLDVRQQKTWTRTRVDHHPDGYSDVNYVHFPLDTLRQLKRAKADVVVSTELGVRSMMSAFHCARSGWFGLRERRCQLVIAVSTSPWIEASRSGWLRRIQRRLLLSQADRVTHHGPECKQWLIDLGVPERRLAPFDYSADPTKIYTGELIRQSKDRVRVLTVGQLIDRKGVREALTTMMEVTRRSPELIVDWTLIGGGPLLEQLRAIPTPSNLTVDWRGNCDAQQIRDAYRDHEIMFFPTRGDEWGLVVDEALHSGLVVIGNDRAQAVVTLIRNRQERPEQNGWVVEIDQADSLSDALNAFSRMGSDERLEMRLQARRSVADRTPEASADQITNLIDQMLVERRNGDSSHR, encoded by the coding sequence ATGAAGCGAGCTTCCACTGCGACGGTCGTCAATCTACGCAACTTTTTCGCGCCTGATTCAGTTGCCATTGCTCAAGCCTGGGATCAGCGCGTCGGGCAATTGATTGTCCTGATCTCCGTTGCCATGGAAGGCAATCGAACGTGGAAGCCAGATGATGGCGGGCTTGATGTTCGGCAGCAGAAAACGTGGACTCGGACTCGAGTGGATCATCACCCGGATGGTTATTCTGATGTCAACTACGTTCACTTTCCGCTCGACACTTTGCGGCAGTTGAAGCGAGCGAAGGCCGATGTCGTGGTGTCGACCGAATTGGGTGTGAGATCCATGATGTCAGCGTTTCACTGCGCTCGATCGGGATGGTTTGGGTTGCGGGAACGCCGGTGCCAGTTGGTCATTGCAGTGAGCACCTCGCCCTGGATCGAAGCCAGTCGGTCCGGATGGTTGCGGCGAATCCAGCGACGATTGCTGCTGTCGCAGGCCGACCGGGTGACCCATCACGGTCCCGAGTGCAAGCAGTGGCTGATCGATTTAGGAGTTCCGGAAAGACGATTGGCACCGTTTGATTACTCGGCCGACCCCACCAAAATTTATACGGGGGAGTTGATCCGTCAGTCGAAGGATCGGGTTCGTGTGTTGACGGTCGGTCAGTTGATCGACCGAAAAGGTGTTCGCGAAGCTCTGACGACCATGATGGAAGTCACCCGGCGATCGCCGGAACTGATTGTCGACTGGACCCTCATTGGGGGCGGTCCGTTGCTGGAGCAGTTGCGTGCGATTCCAACCCCGTCGAACTTGACGGTTGATTGGCGAGGCAATTGCGACGCCCAGCAAATTCGCGACGCGTACCGCGATCATGAAATCATGTTCTTTCCGACACGCGGCGATGAATGGGGGTTGGTGGTCGACGAAGCCTTGCACAGCGGGTTGGTCGTGATCGGAAACGATCGGGCGCAAGCGGTCGTGACGCTGATTCGCAACCGTCAGGAGCGTCCTGAGCAAAACGGTTGGGTGGTCGAGATTGATCAAGCGGACTCGTTGAGCGACGCGCTGAATGCGTTCTCAAGAATGGGCTCCGACGAGCGACTGGAAATGCGGTTGCAGGCGCGACGTTCGGTCGCGGATCGAACCCCGGAGGCCTCGGCGGATCAGATCACAAATCTGATTGATCAGATGTTGGTGGAGCGTCGTAACGGCGATTCCAGCCACCGTTGA
- a CDS encoding O-antigen ligase family protein, with amino-acid sequence MSLTSWLVVALSTFFGPLDIGSDATAMTVGLDIRVACKLVVAGAAFLVGAYGLLTSANVRQTLTTMPPVVVLAILMLVGLATPIAISGSSLPAALINVAYVVFLVVALFAIGLRGVVTAVLVGVTATMGLALFLYVFVPKYGMFPELLADGLVVNRMSGTAHPNAVGRAMVLGVIATLYLFRSGTLRLNVALPVAACFALSAYLAWSRTALLAGAFGVSILFLDHLRGRVGVSAIALIALLGVVGMTFLYATGREDQFVGKVLEKVSKSGDAEEITSGTGRSEIWTKAIGLIWERPIIGHGFNAAPILMLEYSQATHNAVLHASLAGGLIAGALMAGLLFWNVCLVFVGEHLLIRAFSAFTILSCMTEDTVLEIFPGPCTLVWMTCIFYPVLVDARQLDAAEAERSQRDAAETSTDYAGSPGVWGAS; translated from the coding sequence TTGTCCCTCACGTCTTGGTTGGTGGTCGCTCTGTCGACCTTCTTCGGGCCGCTTGACATTGGTTCGGATGCGACGGCCATGACGGTCGGTCTGGACATCCGGGTTGCCTGCAAGTTGGTGGTGGCAGGGGCGGCTTTTCTGGTGGGTGCGTATGGTCTGCTGACTTCTGCGAACGTTCGGCAAACCTTGACGACGATGCCTCCCGTCGTTGTGTTGGCCATTTTGATGCTGGTTGGATTGGCAACGCCGATCGCGATCAGCGGTTCGTCGCTGCCTGCTGCGTTGATCAACGTCGCCTACGTCGTGTTCTTGGTCGTCGCGCTGTTCGCCATTGGTTTGCGTGGGGTCGTCACCGCAGTCTTGGTCGGTGTGACCGCGACAATGGGGCTGGCATTGTTTTTGTACGTGTTTGTGCCCAAGTACGGGATGTTTCCCGAGTTGTTGGCCGATGGTTTGGTGGTCAATCGAATGTCGGGGACGGCGCATCCCAATGCGGTGGGACGAGCGATGGTGCTTGGCGTGATTGCAACGCTGTACCTGTTTCGCAGTGGCACGTTGCGATTGAACGTTGCCCTTCCCGTGGCGGCCTGCTTTGCGCTGTCGGCCTACTTGGCCTGGAGTCGCACCGCGTTGTTAGCGGGGGCTTTTGGAGTCAGCATCTTGTTCTTGGACCATTTGCGAGGTCGCGTGGGAGTTTCTGCCATCGCGTTGATCGCGTTGCTTGGCGTGGTCGGGATGACCTTTCTCTACGCAACCGGGCGGGAGGATCAGTTCGTCGGGAAGGTGTTGGAAAAGGTGTCCAAGTCAGGGGATGCGGAGGAGATCACCAGTGGAACCGGACGTTCCGAAATTTGGACAAAAGCAATCGGTTTGATTTGGGAGCGTCCGATCATTGGGCACGGTTTCAATGCCGCGCCGATCTTGATGTTGGAGTACTCGCAGGCCACGCACAACGCGGTGCTCCATGCTTCTTTGGCGGGTGGATTGATCGCTGGGGCATTGATGGCTGGGTTGTTGTTTTGGAACGTCTGCCTCGTGTTTGTGGGAGAGCACTTGTTGATCCGCGCGTTTTCGGCGTTCACCATTCTGTCGTGCATGACCGAGGACACGGTGTTGGAAATTTTCCCCGGTCCATGCACCCTTGTTTGGATGACGTGCATTTTCTATCCGGTGTTGGTCGATGCTCGGCAGTTGGATGCGGCGGAAGCCGAGCGTTCGCAACGGGACGCTGCTGAAACATCAACCGATTATGCAGGAAGCCCTGGGGTTTGGGGGGCATCATGA
- the serC gene encoding 3-phosphoserine/phosphohydroxythreonine transaminase gives MTASAQGVQTTPTRQSSASNPERVFNFSAGPATMPESVLREIQDEMLCYPGAGASIMEISHRDKLFVDVLHDAESTIRELLNVSDDYSVMFMQGGASLQFSAIPANLLRGSGKRAQYALTGSWGKKAIKEAKKEGDVDVLFDAAESNYDHVPSASELVCPDDAAYLYYCSNETIQGVQFPTEPNCPDSVPLVSDASSDFLCRPLPIEKYGLLYACAQKNAGPAGVSVVIMRKDLLDRADPNIPGYLHFKNHHDNDSEWNTPPTFAIYVLGKVARWLRDDMGGLEKMESINREKSQHLYSTIDSSNGFYRGHAQPNCRSLMNVTFNLPSDELTAKFIAEAAEHKLAALKGHRSVGGIRASIYNAMPREGVNTLASFMNDFASKNS, from the coding sequence ATGACTGCATCAGCCCAAGGTGTGCAAACCACTCCCACCCGCCAATCTTCCGCCAGCAACCCCGAACGGGTGTTCAATTTTTCGGCGGGTCCGGCCACCATGCCCGAATCGGTGCTGCGGGAAATTCAGGATGAGATGCTGTGTTACCCCGGCGCGGGCGCGTCGATCATGGAAATCAGCCACCGCGACAAGCTGTTCGTCGATGTGCTGCATGATGCAGAATCGACGATCCGTGAATTGTTGAACGTCAGCGACGACTACTCGGTGATGTTCATGCAAGGGGGAGCCTCGCTGCAGTTCTCAGCGATCCCTGCCAACTTGCTTCGCGGCAGTGGCAAACGAGCCCAGTACGCCCTGACGGGCTCCTGGGGCAAAAAAGCGATCAAGGAAGCCAAGAAAGAAGGCGACGTTGATGTTCTCTTCGACGCGGCGGAATCGAATTACGACCACGTGCCCTCGGCGTCCGAATTGGTGTGCCCCGACGACGCGGCCTACCTGTACTACTGCAGCAACGAAACGATTCAAGGCGTTCAGTTCCCTACCGAACCAAACTGCCCCGACTCGGTGCCCTTGGTCAGCGACGCCTCCAGCGATTTTCTTTGTCGCCCACTGCCGATTGAAAAATACGGTTTGCTGTACGCCTGTGCTCAGAAAAACGCAGGACCTGCCGGCGTGTCTGTCGTGATCATGCGCAAGGACTTGCTCGACCGAGCCGACCCCAACATCCCCGGCTACCTGCACTTCAAGAACCATCACGACAACGACTCGGAATGGAACACCCCGCCGACCTTCGCGATCTACGTGCTCGGCAAAGTCGCTCGTTGGCTGCGTGATGACATGGGCGGCCTGGAAAAAATGGAATCCATCAACCGCGAAAAATCACAGCATCTCTACTCGACGATCGATTCCAGCAATGGCTTCTACCGTGGCCACGCACAACCCAATTGCCGCAGCTTGATGAACGTGACGTTCAACTTGCCCAGCGACGAACTGACCGCGAAATTCATCGCGGAAGCGGCGGAGCACAAACTCGCCGCACTCAAAGGCCACCGCAGCGTCGGCGGTATCCGAGCAAGCATCTACAACGCGATGCCTCGTGAAGGAGTCAACACATTGGCTTCGTTCATGAACGACTTCGCCAGCAAGAATAGCTAG